One genomic window of Triticum urartu cultivar G1812 unplaced genomic scaffold, Tu2.1 TuUngrouped_contig_6542, whole genome shotgun sequence includes the following:
- the LOC125530761 gene encoding uncharacterized sugar kinase slr0537, producing MGAEAEQQQQQQLLPPSPQAGKADPPAVVGLQVSALIDHVARVDWSLLDRVPGDRGGSQQVSFEELDHILNEVNALILPSHDDPSPVRTMAGGSVANTVRGLSAGFGISTGIIGARGDDDQGILFVNNMSFSGVDLTRLRAKKGHTAQCACLVDASGNRTMRPCLSSAVKLQANEFTKEDFQGSKWLVVRYAQQNLAQIIEAIRVAKQEGLSVSLDLASFEMVRDYKSQLIALLETGNIDLCFANEDEAREIIGGGLTYDPEDALAFLSKHCKWAVVTLASKGCIAKHGKQVVQVPAIGESNAVDATGAGDLFASGFLYGLVKGLPLEECCKVGVCSGGSVVRALGGEVRPENWQWMYKQMHAGGLLLPELKN from the exons ATGGGCGCCGAggcagagcagcagcagcagcagcagcttctTCCTCCCTCCCCCCAGGCCGGCAAGGCGGACccgccggcggtggtggggctGCAGGTGTCGGCGCTGATCGACCACGTCGCACGCGTCGACTGGTCCCTCCTCGACCGCGTCCCCGGCGACCGCGGCGGCTCGCAGCAG GTATCTTTTGAGGAGTTGGATCATATTCTGAATGAAGTGAATGCCCTTATCCTTCCTTCCCATGACGACCCCTCTCCAGTAAGAACTATGGCTGGTGGTAGTGTTGCCAACACAGTTCGGGGTCTCTCAGCTGGTTTTGGGATATCAACTGGAATAATTGGAGCTCGTGGAGATGATGACCAGGGCATTTTGTTTGTCAACAACATGAGCTTTAGTGGCGTAGATCTCACAAGACTAAGGGCAAAAAAGGGGCACACTGCACAG TGTGCATGCTTGGTTGATGCAAGTGGCAATCGCACCATGCGCCCATGCCTATCTAGTGCAGTCAAGCTCCAG GCCAATGAGTTCACTAAGGAGGACTTCCAAGGCTCCAAG TGGCTGGTTGTGAGATATGCACAACAAAACCTCGCTCAGATTATTGAGGCTATCAGGGTTGCAAAACAAGAAGGTCTCTCGGTATCATTAGATTTGGCTAGTTTTGAG ATGGTTCGTGACTATAAGTCACAACTAATTGCCCTGTTGGAGACAGGCAACATTGACCTTTGTTTCGCCAATGAGGATGAAGCTAGGGAGATCATAGG GGGAGGGCTGACATATGATCCTGAGGATGCGCTTGCATTCTTGTCCAAGCACTGCAAATGGGCCGTTGTGACTCTCGCTTCAAAGGGGTGCATCGCAAAACATGGCAAGCAG GTGGTTCAGGTGCCGGCCATCGGGGAGAGCAACGCGGTGGATGCCACCGGTGCGGGCGACTTGTTTGCGAGCGGGTTCCTGTACGGGCTGGTGAAAGGGCTCCCCCTGGAGGAGTGCTGCAAGGTCGGTGTGTGCAGTGGCGGGTCGGTGGTCAGGGCCCTCGGCGGGGAGGTGAGGCCGGAGAACTGGCAGTGGATGTACAAGCAGATGCACGCCGGTGGGCTGCTGCTCCCGGAGCTCAAGAACTGA